The following are encoded together in the Thermocladium sp. ECH_B genome:
- a CDS encoding nodulation protein NfeD has protein sequence MAGVGLLVSSRAAILFLAFLVLALAIAVELHASTIYVYELNGEITSVTYEELSSIYSGLPNGSMIVIEMKTPGGVLDAALNIVQLFETSNVITIGYVYPSGSYAWSGGTLVLLATSIAAMAPGTVIGSCQPVEINPLTGQETFITEPKIINAVAKYFEETAQYRGRNSTFAADCVYNDTNLDASEALRYNVINVVAANLTDLLREINGTSVNGRLIMIKSPEIIELSPPLSFQVYEALSNPVTADILIFLAILLILVGVITMHLYLSAIXAVLFLIPLITGLSINYAALAFLIIGIGLIAFEWHGGGKAXGILMGIGAALIVIGLVLITPNLSAPAYELRYAPSGLNIVLLVEIAIIALLSTYIIYIITRAFRHKPISRRLILPTGKVGVAVDSIKAGSMGMVKVEGEYWKAKALEDISEGDSIIVVDFDGLSVTVKRADHG, from the coding sequence CTGGCGGGGGTGGGTCTCCTAGTGAGTAGCCGTGCAGCCATACTGTTTCTTGCCTTCCTGGTTCTTGCCCTAGCCATTGCCGTTGAGCTTCATGCCTCCACGATATATGTATATGAGCTTAATGGCGAGATAACGAGCGTCACATATGAGGAATTAAGCAGCATCTATTCAGGTCTACCTAATGGTTCCATGATAGTGATAGAGATGAAGACGCCGGGAGGAGTTCTAGATGCTGCATTGAATATAGTTCAATTATTTGAGACATCAAATGTAATAACCATTGGTTATGTGTACCCCAGTGGGTCATATGCATGGTCCGGAGGCACGTTGGTGCTGCTCGCCACAAGCATAGCTGCTATGGCTCCCGGCACAGTGATAGGTTCATGCCAACCCGTGGAAATAAACCCATTGACGGGGCAAGAAACATTCATAACGGAGCCCAAAATAATCAATGCCGTTGCAAAATACTTCGAGGAAACCGCTCAATATAGGGGCCGTAACTCCACGTTCGCGGCTGATTGTGTATATAATGATACTAATCTAGACGCCAGCGAAGCTTTGCGATATAATGTGATAAACGTGGTTGCCGCTAATTTAACGGATCTTCTGCGNGAAATAAATGGAACCAGCGTTAATGGTAGATTAATAATGATTAAGTCGCCGGAAATAATCGAATTATCTCCACCTCTCTCATTTCAGGTATATGAGGCTCTATCCAATCCAGTCACTGCCGATATATTGATTTTTCTAGCAATTCTCCTAATATTAGTGGGAGTGATAACGATGCACCTATACTTATCCGCAATTNGTGCAGTGCTATTCCTTATACCGCTGATTACTGGTTTATCCATTAATTACGCTGCCTTGGCTTTCCTCATAATAGGCATTGGGTTAATAGCATTCGAGTGGCATGGGGGAGGAAAGGCGNATGGAATATTAATGGGCATTGGCGCTGCCCTTATAGTGATAGGCCTAGTACTAATCACGCCTAACCTGAGTGCCCCAGCTTATGAATTACGATATGCGCCATCCGGCTTAAACATAGTGTTGCTTGTGGAAATCGCGATAATAGCGCTGCTCTCCACTTATATAATATACATCATAACCCGCGCTTTTAGGCATAAGCCAATATCGCGCAGGTTAATACTGCCCACGGGAAAGGTTGGGGTGGCCGTGGACTCCATTAAGGCGGGCTCCATGGGTATGGTTAAGGTAGAGGGAGAATATTGGAAAGCAAAGGCATTAGAGGACATATCTGAGGGCGATTCAATAATTGTGGTTGACTTCGATGGCCTATCAGTGACCGTGAAGAGAGCTGATCACGGTTAA
- a CDS encoding membrane protease subunit, stomatin/prohibitin-like protein, producing MASPIGLIIDAVIAIIILIIVIPILVSAIRIVPEYQRLVKFRLGKLIGVYGPGVVFVVPIIDRVITIDLRIITIDMSSQKGLTRDNVEVTVDAAVYLRIIDPLKTVVSVSDYRSATSTIAAATLRDVIGMVDMDTLLTQREEIAKRIASMVDEHASPWGIKVNAVAIKDIRLPDTLIRAMAAQAEAERIRRSKIILAQADYEAGQLYLKAAQQYSQNTVSLLLRQLDTLVEIAKEHNMIIVVPNTMETTSLSALAMSLSKKETGGGGSPSE from the coding sequence ATGGCATCTCCAATTGGGCTTATAATAGATGCAGTAATAGCCATTATAATACTGATAATAGTTATTCCAATACTTGTATCGGCCATACGTATAGTGCCGGAGTATCAGAGGCTAGTTAAGTTTAGGCTAGGCAAGTTAATAGGCGTTTATGGGCCAGGAGTAGTCTTTGTTGTCCCGATAATAGATAGAGTGATCACAATAGACTTAAGGATAATCACGATAGATATGTCATCCCAGAAAGGCTTGACCAGGGATAATGTGGAGGTCACGGTCGATGCAGCGGTCTATCTAAGGATAATTGATCCATTGAAGACTGTGGTTTCCGTCTCCGATTATAGAAGCGCGACATCGACGATAGCCGCCGCCACGTTAAGGGATGTGATAGGCATGGTTGATATGGATACATTGCTAACCCAGCGAGAGGAAATAGCTAAGAGGATAGCAAGCATGGTTGATGAACATGCCTCACCATGGGGAATAAAGGTTAACGCGGTGGCCATAAAGGACATTAGGTTGCCGGACACATTGATTAGGGCAATGGCAGCCCAGGCAGAAGCAGAGAGAATTAGGAGAAGCAAGATAATACTTGCACAGGCAGATTATGAGGCCGGACAACTATATCTAAAAGCCGCTCAGCAGTATTCCCAGAACACGGTGTCACTGCTCTTGAGGCAATTAGATACGTTGGTTGAGATCGCGAAGGAACATAACATGATAATAGTTGTTCCAAATACTATGGAGACCACATCGCTCTCGGCGCTCGCTATGTCGCTAAGCAAGAAGGAGACTGGCGGGGGTGGGTCTCCTAGTGAGTAG